In Mesorhizobium sp. J428, the genomic window GGGCGAGCAGCGCCTTGGCGGCCATGATCATGCCCGGGGTGCAGAAGCCGCATTGGGCTGCGAAACCGTCGAGGAAGGCGCGCTGCAGCGGATGCAGGATCCCGTCGCTGGCAAGCCCCGCAGTGGTCTCGATGTGCGCGCCGTTGCAGGTTTCGGCCAGCGTCAGGCAGGAGAGTTTCAGGTCGCCGTCGACGATGACCGAGCAGGCGCCGCAGGTGCCCTGGTGGCAGCCGCCCTTGGGCGAGGTGTCCCCGAACCGGTCGCGCAAGGCGTTCAGCAGCGTCAGCCCGCTGTCGATGAACTCCGCGCGCTCTGTGCCGTTGAGCGTGAGCTGGACTGGTACCTTCACCATGTTTCCTCCCTGCGTGGCTCTGGCTGCGTCGGGTGTTCCGGGTCCGCGTTACTCCAGGAGAAGGCGCCCGAGATGCACGGGCAGGACTTCCGCCCGGTGCACCAGCCACTGGCGATGGCGTCGGTGATCGGCGAGGTGCCGTCGGTGGCGACCGTCAATGCAGCGGCGATGCCCTCGGCGGTCCGCGCCTTGCCCGACAGCGCTGCCTCCGCCGCCCTCGCGCGCATCGGCCTGTCGGCCATGCAGCCGAGCGCGATCCGCGCCGAACTGATCACGCCGCCATCCTCCTCGATGACCGCCGCGATGCTGAGCACGGAGACGCCCTTGGGCTTCACCCGCGAGACCTTCTTGAAGCGGAACGCTCCGGCCGCCGGCAGGGCGAAACTCACCCCGGTCACGATGCGCCCGCGCGGCAGCATATCCCGCCCTGCCAGGAAGGCTTCGATCGGCTGGTCGCCATCGGAAAAATGCACGGTCGCGTCGAGCGCCAACAGCGCCACGGCGAAGTCGCCATAGGGCGCGGCAGCGAAAAGGTTGCCGCCCACCGTCGCCATGTTGCGGACGGCGGGCCCTCCGACCGCGCGCGCCGCCGCCGCAATCGTCGCGAGATCCGGATGGCGCGCGATGGCTGCCATCGTCACCGATGCGCCGAGCCGGACCCGCCCGCCTTCGACCAAGATCGCGGCCAGCGTCGGGTCGGTGACGCGCACCAGTTTCGAGAAGGACACGTCGCCCTCGTTGTTCGCCCGCACCGCGAGCGTGCCGCCGCCGAGATAGCGTGCGTCGACAGCGTCGAGTGCTGCGGCAGCGTCGGCGACGGAGGGGAAGCTCTGCAGGGTCAGTCCCATGGCGGCCTCCTGGTTCGAGCTCAGGCCTGCCCGGAGAAATGGGCCTTCAGCGCGTTGAAGCCGCCCTGGAAGACGTTGTCGCCCATCCCCTTGGCGATCTCGTCGCCCTTGTCGGCCGGCGCGTCGAACGTACTTGTCCAGACCGCGAAGGCACGGTCCCCGTCCGTCACGCGTTCCAGCTTCAGCGTCGCCGTGTGGTTCGAGATCGGGGCAGGGTGCTCGATGATCGAATAGGTGGTCAGGTGGTCGGTGTCGGAGAAGGCGATGAGCTTTTCGCGGATGGTCGCCCCCGACGCCACCTTGAACTTGCGGACGCAGCCGATGTCGGTCGCCTTCTTGCCGTCCTCGATCTCGCTCTCGACCATGCGTGGATGCCAGGAGGGCAGCCCGTTGAAGTCGCGGACGCGCGCCCAGACCTTTTCGATGGGAGCGTCGATGACGCTGGAGATGGTGACCGATGCCATGTTCGCCTGCCTCGCGGGTTGGATGAGGTCAGGCTAGGGCGTCTTCGGAGGCCGCGCTTATCAAGGAGTCTTGTCGGCTTATCGATCCGTCTGAAAATCGTTCAGAGACTGTTTCGAAACTCGCTCTGGCGACTCAGATGGTGGCGTTCTCGAGAACCGGAGCGCAGCGGACATTTGGGTCCGTGAGCACCGGAAGCGCAGAAAACGCCATCAGATGGCCGCCAGAGTAGAGTTTCCAAGCAGTCTCTCAGAGGCCGGCCCGCGCCGCCTCGCGGTATAGCGTCGGCGGCACGCCGGCATGGTCGCGGAAGAAGCGCGAGAAGTTTCCCGCCGTGGTGAAGCCGAGCTGGCAGGCGACGGAGATCAGCGGCTCCTGTGTCGAGCGCAGCTGCCGCAAGGCCTCGTCCATCCTCAGCGTGTTCCAGTAGACGTTGGGGGTCAGCGAGGTCTGCTCCTTGAACAGGGCGAAGAAATGCGGCCGCGACAGGCCGACCTCGCGCGCAACGTCGTCCAGGCTCATCCGCTCGCAGACATTGCCCTTCATCAGCTCGATCGCCTTTCGGATGCGGTGGTCGAGCATGGCGTTCGCCGCCAGGCCGCGCAGCCGGCGCGGATGCGCCTCGTCCGCGGCGTCGAACAGGCTGTCGATCAGCCGTTCGATCTCATAGGGCGCCAGGTCGTCCAGCCCGTAGTCGTCGCAGAGCTGGTCGAGCAGGGATGCGGCGGCGCGGTGCAGCCAGGGCTCCAGCGGAATGGTCGGCTCGACAAAGAGCGGCGCGCCGGACGACAGTCCCCGCCGCAGCCGCGCCCAGGCCGGGTCGATGTAGAACGCGAGGAACAGGCCGGGTCGGCCCTCGCAGGCGAGGTCGTGGCTGTGCGGTTCGAGCGGGTTGATCGCCGCCGCCGTCGCCGCACCCAGATGCACCGCGCCGTCGCCGATGGTCATGCGCCCGGCAGCGCCCTCGATCCAGACGATGATATGCGCTTCGGGATGCGCATGGGTGACGAAATCGCTTTCGACGTTCAGCACAGACACATGCCCGAACGCGCCCTTGAAGAGCCGGATCGAGGTGGCCATCGTTTCCTCCCGGGGCGCTTGTTCTGTCGTTTTGCCCCGTCTTCGGAAATCTTTGTCCTCAACTCGGCGCGCGTCAAGCGGCCGTGGAAGGCTTTTCCGGCGCCGCCGGCCTGTCCCACGACGACACGCTCTTTGGCCGGTCGAGCTGCAGCGTCGTCGCCGGCGGCTTGGCGTCGGGATGGACGAAGCCGAAGCCCAGCCAGTTGTTCGGCCGGGCGCGGATATATTGCGGCGGGTAACGGATGTCGGCCCCAAGTGCCGCCGCCGCATGCAGACCCCAGCGCGGATTGTCGAGCATCGGCCGCGCAAGCGCCACGAAGTCGGCCTCGTCGGAAGCGATGATCGCCTCGGCCTGTTCGGGCTTGGCGATCATTCCCACCGCCATCGCCGCAAGCCCGGTTCTCCTCTTGATCGCGGTTGCGAACGGAACCTGGTGACCCGGCGTCGCCGGCGGGATCGCGATGCCGGGCCTGATGTTGCCAGACGACATCACGACATAGTCCAGCCCTTGCGCTTCCAGCGCCTTCGCCAGGTCGACCGCGTCGTCCAGCGTCGAGCCTTCCGGGGTCCAGTCGGTGCTGTTCATCCGGAAGCCCAGCGCCTTGCTGCGTGGCCAGACGGCGCGCACCGCACGCACGATCTCGATCGCGAAGCGGTTGCGCCTGTCCGTCGACCCGCCCCAGCCGTCGGTACGCCGATTGGTGATTGGCGACAGGAAGGAGTGGATCAGATAGCCGTGCGCGCCGTGGATCTCGACCAGGTCGAACCCCGCGCGATCGGCCCGCACGGCCGCATCCGCGAAGGCCTCGATGATGCTCCGGATGCCTTCGTCGGTCAGTTCTTCCGGCTCCTGCCAGCCGGCGTCATAGGCGATGGGGGAGGGGGCTACCGGCTTCCACGCGCCTTCCTCCGGCGGCAATGGTTCGCCGCGCCAGCGCTCGGGGATTGTGCGCGTCGCGGCCTTGCGGCCGGTGTGGGTCAACTGGATGCCGAGCCTGGCGGAGGAGAGGTTGCGCGCCTGCGCGACGAGAGATCCGAGCGCTTGCTCCTGCTCGTCGGTGTAGAGGCCGAGGCAGCCATGGGTCCCGAGGCCGGCTGCCTCGACGGAGGTGGCCTCCATGATCACGAGTCCCGCGCCCGACATCATCAGGTTGCCGATGTGGATCAGGTGCCAGGGCTGCGCGACGCCGCGCTCGCCGCTGTATTGGCACATCGGCGAGACGACGATGCGGTTGTCGAGGTCGAGGCCGCCCAGTCTGCCTTGGGAAAACAGCGCGCTCACTCCGGTCTCCTCCCGATGTCGCTCCAAACGCCCTTTTCCCCGAGCCTCCGCCTGCATGCAAACGGCCGCCGCGCGCATGTCCGACTTTCAAGGATATGAAACTCTCTTACTCATCCGAGTTTGAATTGACTCCACAGCCTTCCGCCGGGATTTTCCGCCGCAAGATGCCGCGACCCGTCCGGGGACAGCGGTCGCGCAGGAGGAAACCCCATGTTTGGCCTGATGCAGGACCAGCCGCTGCTGATCTCGTCGCTCATCGAACATGCGGCGCGATTCCATCCCCATTCCGAGATCGTCAGCCGCACCTGCGAAGGCCCGACGGCGCGCCTGACCTATTCCAGCCTGCGTGCCCGCGCTGCGAAACTCGCCAACGCGCTGCTGCGCATGGGCATCAAGCCGGGCGACCGCGTCGCCTCGCTCGCCTGGAACACGCACCGGCATATGGAGCTCTATTTCGCCGTCTCCGGCATCGGCGCCGTGCTGAACACGGTCAATCCGCGTCTTTTCCCCGAGCAGATCGACTACATCGTCAATCATGCCGAGAACCGCGTCCTGTTCTTCGACATCACCTTCGCCGGCCTCGTCTCGGAGCTGAAGCCGAAGTTCTCGACCGTCGAGCGCTTCGTGGCGCTGACCGATACCGACCACCTCCCGAAGGAGGTCGACGGCGTGGTCGCCTACGAGGACCTGCTGGACGTCGAAAGCGACGCCATCTCCTGGCCGGTCTTCGACGAGCGCCAGGCGTCCGCGCTCTGCTACACCTCGGGCACCACGGGCAACCCGAAGGGTGTGCTCTATTCGCACCGCTCCACCATCCTGCATTCCTTCATGGTCTGCACGACGGACGGCTTCAAGCTCGGCCGCGCCGACAGCGTGCTGCTCGTCGTGCCGCTGTTCCATGTCAACGCCTGGGGCATCCCCTATGCCTCCGCCATGTGCGGCGCGAAGCTCGTGCTGCCCGGGCCGAAGCTCGACGGCAAGAGCCTGTTCGAACTCGCGGTGAAGGAGGAATGCACCTTCTCGCTCGGCGTCCCGACCGTCTGGCTCGGCTTCTTCAAGCATATCGACGACACGCCGGGCCTTGACGTGTCGAAGCTCAAGCTCGAGCGCGTGGTGGTGGGCGGCTCCGCTGCCCCGCGTGCGATCATCGAGCGTTTCCGCCGCGACCACGGCGTCTTCGTCCTGCATGCCTGGGGCATGAGCGAGACGAGCCCGGTCGCGACGATCGGAAACCTGCTGCCGGCGCACGAGAACCTGCCGGTGGACAACCAGATCGACATCCAGGCCAAGCAGGGCAGGCCGGTCTACGGCATCGACATCAAGATCACCGGCGAGGACGGTTCCGACCTGCCGATGGACGGCTCTGTCTCTGGCGATCTCAAGGTGCGCGGCCCCTGGGTTACCAAGGGCTACTTCAAGGGCGAGGGCGGCAATGTCCTCGACGCCGAAGGTTGGTTCGCCACCGGCGACGTCGCCAAGATCGATGCCGAGGGCTACGTTCAGCTCACCGACCGTTCCAAGGACGTGATCAAGTCCGGCGGCGAGTGGATTTCCTCGATCGACCTTGAGAACGCGGCGGTAGGCCATCCCGCGGTGCAGGAGGCCGCGGTGATCGGCCTGCCGCATCCGAAGTGGCAGGAACGCCCGCTTCTCATCGTCGTCCGCAAGCCCGGCGTTGAGGCCTCGCGCGAAGAGCTGCTCGACTTCCTGTCCACCCGCGTCGCCAAATGGTGGCTGCCCGACGACGTCGCCTTCGTCGACGAGCTGCCCCACACCGCGACCGGCAAGCTCCTCAAGACGAAGCTGCGCGACCAGTTCAGGAATCACGCGCTGCCCGCCTGACTCGATTCACATCCGTGAAAGTATGCTGCACATCGATGCAGTGATTGTGCCACGCCGCCTGATCGCCTAGCCTTTGCGCGACAGCACGGCCCCATCCGGGAGGAATGATGCCGCAGACAGTTTTCGACGATCCCGATGGCACGCTTGCGATGCTGCGCGACAGCGTGGCGACGCTGGCGTCGCGTCAGCCGGGAGCAGCATCCCTGCGCGCCAAGCGTGCCAGGTCGGGCGATGTCGACCGCGATCTCTGGAACTCCATGGCTGAAGCCGGCTGGACCGGCCTGCTGCTGCCCGAGGATCTCGGCGGTGCGGGTCTCGGCCTCGCCGAACAGGCCGTGCTCTCGGAGTCCCTGGGCCGGGCGCTGATTTCCGAGCCGGTCGGCGCGGGCGCGGTCTTCGCCTCCACCCTTCTGCGCGACGCGCCGGCTTCCGCCGAGCGCGACCGTCTCGCGGCCGGTCTTGTCTCCGGCGAGCTCTTCGTCTCTCCGGCCTGGCAGGACCCGTCGCAGCATGTGCATGGCGCGCCGCTCAAGGCGGCCGTGGACGCCGATGGCGTCGTGCTCACCGGCGATCGCCACTTCGTCGACGGCGCGAGCTCTGCGACTGATTTTCTGGTCGTGGTGGATGCCGGCAGCGAGGCGCTTGTGGTGTCCGTGCCTGCGAATGCATCAGGCCTCTCGGCGTCGGAGAAGGCAGGCGTCGACGGCGCAGCCATCGGCCGCTTGCACTTCGAGCGCTGCCGCGTCGCGGCAAGTCGCGTGATCGGCCGTGGCCCGAGTGTTGCTGCGCTCGTGGAAGCCGCCGTGACCAATGCGCGGATCGCCATCGCGGCGGAGCTCGCGGGCATCGCCAGCAAGGCCATCGAGATGACGATCGCCTACACCAAGGACCGCATCCAGTTCGGCAAGCCGATCGCGAGCTTCCAGGCGGTGCAGCACCGCATGGTCGAGATGTGGAGCGATGCGGAATTCGCCTGCGCCTCGGTCGTCAACGCGGTCGTGCGCCAGTCGGAAGACGATGCGAAAGAAGCGGCCATGGCCGTGCTCGCGGCAAAGGCGCGCTGCGGCGACGCGGCGACCTCGATCTGCCGCCGCGCGGTGCACCTGCACGGCGCCATGGGCTTCACCGATGAGCACGACATCGGCCTCTACCTGAAGCGCGCCATCGCGCTCAGCGCGACGCTCGGTCAGCCCGAGGCGATGCGCCTGGAATTCGTCGAAGTAGAACGCGCGGCCTGACTGCGGGAGGAAATGCAATGCGTAACAATCTGATCAAGGTCGACATCGCCGACCACATCGCGCTCGTGAAGATGGACAGCCCTCCGGTCAACGCCTACTCGCGTGACTTCTCCGAGGAGATGATCGAGACCTTCGACGAGCTGAACGATACGCCCGAAGTGCGCTGCATCGTCATCACCGGCCGCGAGAAGATCTTCTCCGCCGGCGCCGACATCAAGAACCGCCAGGCCATCGGCGACATCAAGGGCGAGACCTACCGTCATATGCGCCGCGCCCGCGAGGTTTCCAACTCGATCATGGAACAGAACCGGCCGGTCATCGCCGCCGTCAACGGTCCCGCGCTCGGTGCCGGCATGGGCCCGGTCATCGCCGCCGACATCATCGTGGCGTCCGAGAACGCCGTGTTCGGCCTGCCGGAGATCGACATCGGCCTGATGGGCGGCGTCAGCCACATCACCACCATCTTCCCGAAGTCGCTTGCCCGCCGCATGGTGCTCACCGGCTACCGCGTGCCGGCCGCCGAGGCTTACCGCCGCGGCATCATCGAGGCCTGCGTGCCGCTCGAGGACCTGATGGAAGAGGCGATGAAGCTCGCCCGCAACATCGCCTCCAAGAGCCCGAAGGCGCTGTCGCTCGCCAAGCGCGCCATCAACACGGTCGGCTCTATGCCGCTGCGCGAGGGCTATCGGTTCGAGCAGAACCTCACCAACGAGATGACCCGTCACGAGGACTCCAAGGAGGCCATGCGCGCCTTCATCGAGAAGCGCCCGGCGGTGTTCAAGGACACGATCTGATGGCGACCGACTGGAATGCGATGTCGGACGACGACTTCCGGGCCGCTTTCCGCGACCTGGTCGAGCGTCGTCTTCCTCCCGAACTGCGCTTCATGCGCAAGCAGCGGCCTCTCTTCGACGAGGTTGCCGTCTGGTACCATGCGCTGAACGAAGAAGGCTGGCTGTCGCCGGTCTGGCCGGTCGAATATGGCGGCATGGGGCTGAATCCGGCCAAGCACATGATCTATGTCGAGGAGTGGGGGCGCCTCGGCTGCCCGCGCATCCCCGACCATGGTCTCGGCCTGATCGGCCCGCTGCTGCTCGCCTTCGGCACGGAAGAGCAGAAGAACTACTATCTGCCCAAGATCCTGTCCGGCGAGCACGTCTGGTGCCAGGGCTACTCGGAGCCGAATTCCGGTTCGGACCTCGCGAGCCTGCGCACCGCGGCCGTGCGCGACGGCGACCACTTCGTCGTCAACGGCCAGAAGATCTGGACCACGCTGGCGCATTGCGCCAACTGGATCTTTGCGCTGGTGCGCACCTCGCGTGACGAGAAGGTGCGTCAGAAGGGCATCACCGTCCTTCTGATCGACATGACGACGCCAGGCGTGAAGGTCCGCCCGATCGCCAATCTGCGCGGCGAGACGGACTTCTGCGAAGTCTTCTTCGACAATGTCCGCGTTCCGGTCGGGAACTTGGTCGGCGAAGTGGACCAGGGCTGGAACGTTGCGAAGTCGGTGCTCGGCCACGAGCGCATCTTCCTCGGCGCGCCGACGCGTCCCGAGATCGCGATGGAGCGGCTGGACAAGCTCGCCCGCGCCCGCGGCGCTTTCGAGGATCCGGCCTTCCGCTCCCGCTATGCGAAGCACCGGCTGGACCTGTATGATCTCGGTTCCGCCTTCGAGCGTTTCGCCAAGGTGCTGCGCGAGGGGGGAGAGCTTGGCGCGGACGTGTCCCTGCTCAAGATCTTCACGACCGAGCTCTATCAGCGGATCACGGAGGAGATGTTGTTGCTGGCCGGCGAGGATGCCCGCTATTTCGACGACATCGAAGCCGGAAACGACGAGGTCGATGCGATGAACCTGTTCCTGGATTCGCGTGCGCCGGCCATCTTCGGCGGCTCCAACGAGATCCAGAAGAACATCCTTGCCAAGGCTGTGCTCGGCCTGCCGAGCTAGGCCTCGACGTGTGGGCGGTCCGCGCGCCGGGACAGGCGCGGGACCGATAGGGAGGAAACATGGCGAATAGCTCTGCGGTCCTGTCGCGGACCGAGACTGCGCAGGACGCGGACAACGTGCTGGTCGCCGAAGGGCTGACCAAGGTCTTTGCCGGCTTCGCTGCCGTGAAGGACGTGAACCTCGCCGTTCGGCGGGGCTCGATTCATGCGCTGATCGGACCGAACGGCGCTGGCAAGACGACCTGCTTCAACCTCCTGACCAAGACGCTCGCGCCGACCAGCGGCAAGATCGTCTTCGACGGCGAGGACATCTCCTCGCTGCGCACGTCCCAGGTCGCACGCCGCGGCCTCGTGCGCTCGTTTCAGATTTCGGCCACCTTCCCGAACCTCACCGCCCGCGAGAACGTTCGCGTGGCGCTGCAGTCGTCCTACGGCACGGCGTATCAGTTCTGGCGCTCGCTGCGGGCGGTCGCGCCGCTGAACAGGCGCGCCGACGAACTGCTCGATCAGGTGGGGCTGGCCAACAGCCGCGAGACACCCGCCGCCGAGCTTTCCTACGGCAAGAAGCGCGCGCTGGAGATCGCCACCACGCTGGCGCTCGAGCCGCGCGTCATGCTGCTGGACGAGCCGACCGCCGGCATGGGTCACGAGGACATCGAACCCATCACCGACCTGATCAAGCGCGCCGCCGTCGGGCGCACGGTGCTTCTGGTCGAGCACAATCTCTCGGTCGTTTCGACGCTCTGCGACAAGATCACCGTGCTGCAGCACGGCCAGGTGCTCGCCGAAGGCAACTACGCCGAGGTTTCGAACAATCCCGCGGTCGTCACCGCCTATATGGGAGGCGTCGATGAGTAGCGTTGCCGTCGAGAAGGCATCGCCGGCCGCGAGCAGCGCGCCGATGCTGAAGATCGACAATCTGAGCGCCTGGTACGCGGAATCGAAGGTCCTGCACGGCATGACGTTCGACGTGCGCGAAGGCGAGCTCCTCACCCTCATCGGGCGCAACGGCGCGGGCAAGACGACGACGTTGCGCTCGATCATGGGCATCGTCCAGAAGCGCACCGGCTCGATCAATTTCAACGGCACCGAGCTGGTCGGCAAGCGCACATTCCAGATCGCGCGGCTCGGCATCGGCTACTGCCCCGAGGAGCGCGCGATCTTCTCGTCGCTGTCGGTGCGGGAGAACCTGTTCCTGCCGCCGGTGCTGCGCGAAGGCGGCATCACCGACGATCAGCTCTACGCGACTTTTCCGAACCTCAAGGCTCGCGCCAACAGCCAGGGAACGAAACTCTCCGGTGGCGAACAGCAGATGCTGGCGATTGCCCGCATCCTGCGCACCGGCTCGCGCCTGCTCCTGCTCGACGAGCCGAGCGAAGGGCTTGCGCCGGTCGTCGTCAAGGAGATCGGCGAAACCATCCAGCGGCTGAAGTCGCAGGGGTTCACGATCGTGCTGGTCGAGCAGAACCTGCGCTTCGCGCGCCTGGTCGCCGACCGGCACGTGGTCGTCGAGAACGGGAGGGTGGCCGACATCCTGACCAATGCCGAGCTCGAGGCCGACATGGGCCGCGTAAAATCCTATCTGGGGGTGTGAGCGATGTTCGAAGGCATCGATGCACCCAACTGCTCTTCGGGCAGATCCTGCTCGGCCTCATCAACGGCTCATTCTACGCGATGCTGTCGATGGGCCTCGCCATCATCTTCGGCCTGATGAGCGTCGTGAATTTCACGCACGGCGCCCAGTACATGCTCGGCGCTTTCGTCGCCTGGCTCCTGCTGAACTTCCTAGGGGTGAACTACTGGGGCGCCCTCATCCTTGCACCGATCGTCGTCGCCGTGACCGGCATGGTGATGGAACGGCTGCTGCTGCGGCCGCTCCAGGGGCTTGACCATCTCTACGGGCTCCTCGCCACCTACGCCGTGGCGCTGATCGTCGAGGGCCTCGTGCGCTACAAATACGGTTCGACCGGCCTGCCGCACGAGAACCCGATCCCCGGCGGCATGAATCTGGGTTTCATGTTCCTCCCCTATTACCGCCTGTGGGTGGTGGTCTTCTCGCTCGTGACCTGCCTGGGCACCTGGTATCTCATCGAATACACCAAGCTCGGCGCCTACCTGCGCGCCGCCAACGAGAAGCCGCAGATCGTCGAAACCTTCGGCATCAACGTGCCGAAGATGATGACGCTCACCTATGGCTTCGGCGTCGGCCTCGCCGGCCTGTCGGGCGTGCTGGCCGCGCCCATCTACCAGGTCTCGCCGTCGATGGGCTCCAGCCTCATGATCGTGGTCTTCGCCGTGGTCGTCATCGGCGGCATGGGCTCGATCGCGGGAGCGGCCGTCACCGGCTACATGCTCGGCGTCGTCGAGGGGCTCACCAAGGTGTTCTACCCCGAGGCTGCCAGCGTCGTGATCTTCCTGTTCATGATCGTCTCGCTCTATCTGCGCCCGGCCGGCCTGTTCGCCAGCAAGGAGTCCGTCTGATGCCTCGCCTGCTCATCCTTGCCGTGGTTGCGGTGCTGGCGATCCTGGCGCCCTTCTACTTCTACTCCGTCACGCTGATGACGGTGATGTGCTTCATCATCTTCGCGTGCTCGTTCAACCTCCTACTCGGCTATACCGGGCTGCTCTGCTTCGGCCACGCCATGTTCTTCGGCGGCGCGGCCTATGTCACCGGACTGATCCTCAAGACCACGCCGATCTCGACCGAACTCGCCATCCTGGCGGGCGGCGGGGCGGCGGGGCTTCTCGGCCTCGTCATCGGCTATCTCACGATGCGCCGCCAGGGCATCCAGTTTGCGATGATCACGCTCGCCTTCTCTCAGTTCATCTACTTCATCTTCCTCCAGGCGCCGTTCACCGGCGGCGAGGATGGCATGCAGGCGATCCCGCGCAACGACCTGTTCGGCTTCGTCGACATCAGCTCGAACATGACGTTCTACTATGTCGTGCTGGCCATCACCGCGCTGTGCGTCTTCATCTACTACCGCGTCGTCCACTCACCCTATGGCGAGGTATTGAAGGCCGTGCGCGACAACCAGCCCCGCGTCGAGTCGCTCGGTTTCGATCCCGAGAAGATTAAGCTCTTGGCTTTCGTCATCTCCGCCGCGATGGCGGGCGTGGCCGGCGGCATGAAGGCGACCGTCTACCAGTTCGCCACGCTCACCGATGCGTCCTGGCCTGTGTCGGGCGAGGTCATCCTGATGACGCTGCTCGGCGGCCTCGGCACGCTGATCGGCCCGGTCTTCGGCGCCGCCGGCATCATCCTGCTCAACGACTATCTCGCCGGTTTCGGCGAATGGGCGCTGGTTTCGCAGGGCGTCATCCTGCTGATCGTCATCGTCTTCTTCCGCCGCGGCTTTGTCGGCGAACTGACCGCGCTCGCGAAATATCTGCGCCGCCGCTCTGCGCCGTCGGATGCCAAGGCCAAGCAGGTCGAGGTGAAGCCCGCGCACTGAGCGCGGGCTTTCATAAGCTAGAACTCGATGTCGATCGGCTGCTCGAAGGGATCGTTCGGACGGACCGTCTTCACCGCCCGGCGCAGCGTCGCCAGGTAGCGGTCGTGGTTGGCGCGGATGCGCTCCGCCGCGCCGCCGAGGCCGAGCACCACCGGCTGACCCTGGATGGTGATCGGCAGAAGGACGCAGATCGTGCCGCCGCCGAGAAACGGCACGTTCTCCGCCGAACAGTAGCCCTTCTCCCGGATCTCGTGAATCTTCGCCAGCATGTCCGGGATCTTCACCTTCTCGGCGGATTTGTCGGTGGCAATGTTGGCGCGGCGCACGATGTTGTCGATCTTGTCGTCGGGCAGCGTCGACATCAGCGTCCAGCCGACGGCCGACTGGGTGAGGGGACGCAGGGTCCCCTCGTCGACATGGAACCGCAGCGCGTGCACCGACTGGATGATCTGGACGTATT contains:
- a CDS encoding NADH:flavin oxidoreductase/NADH oxidase yields the protein MSALFSQGRLGGLDLDNRIVVSPMCQYSGERGVAQPWHLIHIGNLMMSGAGLVIMEATSVEAAGLGTHGCLGLYTDEQEQALGSLVAQARNLSSARLGIQLTHTGRKAATRTIPERWRGEPLPPEEGAWKPVAPSPIAYDAGWQEPEELTDEGIRSIIEAFADAAVRADRAGFDLVEIHGAHGYLIHSFLSPITNRRTDGWGGSTDRRNRFAIEIVRAVRAVWPRSKALGFRMNSTDWTPEGSTLDDAVDLAKALEAQGLDYVVMSSGNIRPGIAIPPATPGHQVPFATAIKRRTGLAAMAVGMIAKPEQAEAIIASDEADFVALARPMLDNPRWGLHAAAALGADIRYPPQYIRARPNNWLGFGFVHPDAKPPATTLQLDRPKSVSSWDRPAAPEKPSTAA
- a CDS encoding SRPBCC family protein: MASVTISSVIDAPIEKVWARVRDFNGLPSWHPRMVESEIEDGKKATDIGCVRKFKVASGATIREKLIAFSDTDHLTTYSIIEHPAPISNHTATLKLERVTDGDRAFAVWTSTFDAPADKGDEIAKGMGDNVFQGGFNALKAHFSGQA
- a CDS encoding (2Fe-2S)-binding protein codes for the protein MVKVPVQLTLNGTERAEFIDSGLTLLNALRDRFGDTSPKGGCHQGTCGACSVIVDGDLKLSCLTLAETCNGAHIETTAGLASDGILHPLQRAFLDGFAAQCGFCTPGMIMAAKALLARVPNPTREDVVEAISGNICRCTGYEPIIQAILSAARSNSQNAA
- a CDS encoding long-chain-fatty-acid--CoA ligase — protein: MFGLMQDQPLLISSLIEHAARFHPHSEIVSRTCEGPTARLTYSSLRARAAKLANALLRMGIKPGDRVASLAWNTHRHMELYFAVSGIGAVLNTVNPRLFPEQIDYIVNHAENRVLFFDITFAGLVSELKPKFSTVERFVALTDTDHLPKEVDGVVAYEDLLDVESDAISWPVFDERQASALCYTSGTTGNPKGVLYSHRSTILHSFMVCTTDGFKLGRADSVLLVVPLFHVNAWGIPYASAMCGAKLVLPGPKLDGKSLFELAVKEECTFSLGVPTVWLGFFKHIDDTPGLDVSKLKLERVVVGGSAAPRAIIERFRRDHGVFVLHAWGMSETSPVATIGNLLPAHENLPVDNQIDIQAKQGRPVYGIDIKITGEDGSDLPMDGSVSGDLKVRGPWVTKGYFKGEGGNVLDAEGWFATGDVAKIDAEGYVQLTDRSKDVIKSGGEWISSIDLENAAVGHPAVQEAAVIGLPHPKWQERPLLIVVRKPGVEASREELLDFLSTRVAKWWLPDDVAFVDELPHTATGKLLKTKLRDQFRNHALPA
- a CDS encoding acyl-CoA dehydrogenase family protein encodes the protein MPQTVFDDPDGTLAMLRDSVATLASRQPGAASLRAKRARSGDVDRDLWNSMAEAGWTGLLLPEDLGGAGLGLAEQAVLSESLGRALISEPVGAGAVFASTLLRDAPASAERDRLAAGLVSGELFVSPAWQDPSQHVHGAPLKAAVDADGVVLTGDRHFVDGASSATDFLVVVDAGSEALVVSVPANASGLSASEKAGVDGAAIGRLHFERCRVAASRVIGRGPSVAALVEAAVTNARIAIAAELAGIASKAIEMTIAYTKDRIQFGKPIASFQAVQHRMVEMWSDAEFACASVVNAVVRQSEDDAKEAAMAVLAAKARCGDAATSICRRAVHLHGAMGFTDEHDIGLYLKRAIALSATLGQPEAMRLEFVEVERAA
- a CDS encoding acyl-CoA dehydrogenase family protein, encoding MATDWNAMSDDDFRAAFRDLVERRLPPELRFMRKQRPLFDEVAVWYHALNEEGWLSPVWPVEYGGMGLNPAKHMIYVEEWGRLGCPRIPDHGLGLIGPLLLAFGTEEQKNYYLPKILSGEHVWCQGYSEPNSGSDLASLRTAAVRDGDHFVVNGQKIWTTLAHCANWIFALVRTSRDEKVRQKGITVLLIDMTTPGVKVRPIANLRGETDFCEVFFDNVRVPVGNLVGEVDQGWNVAKSVLGHERIFLGAPTRPEIAMERLDKLARARGAFEDPAFRSRYAKHRLDLYDLGSAFERFAKVLREGGELGADVSLLKIFTTELYQRITEEMLLLAGEDARYFDDIEAGNDEVDAMNLFLDSRAPAIFGGSNEIQKNILAKAVLGLPS
- a CDS encoding AraC family transcriptional regulator — its product is MATSIRLFKGAFGHVSVLNVESDFVTHAHPEAHIIVWIEGAAGRMTIGDGAVHLGAATAAAINPLEPHSHDLACEGRPGLFLAFYIDPAWARLRRGLSSGAPLFVEPTIPLEPWLHRAAASLLDQLCDDYGLDDLAPYEIERLIDSLFDAADEAHPRRLRGLAANAMLDHRIRKAIELMKGNVCERMSLDDVAREVGLSRPHFFALFKEQTSLTPNVYWNTLRMDEALRQLRSTQEPLISVACQLGFTTAGNFSRFFRDHAGVPPTLYREAARAGL
- a CDS encoding enoyl-CoA hydratase/isomerase family protein; its protein translation is MRNNLIKVDIADHIALVKMDSPPVNAYSRDFSEEMIETFDELNDTPEVRCIVITGREKIFSAGADIKNRQAIGDIKGETYRHMRRAREVSNSIMEQNRPVIAAVNGPALGAGMGPVIAADIIVASENAVFGLPEIDIGLMGGVSHITTIFPKSLARRMVLTGYRVPAAEAYRRGIIEACVPLEDLMEEAMKLARNIASKSPKALSLAKRAINTVGSMPLREGYRFEQNLTNEMTRHEDSKEAMRAFIEKRPAVFKDTI